From Coturnix japonica isolate 7356 chromosome 1, Coturnix japonica 2.1, whole genome shotgun sequence, the proteins below share one genomic window:
- the ADIPOR2 gene encoding adiponectin receptor protein 2, with protein MNELTELDNAGSPEPGLRLRKGHMSDTATTQTAFEEDNSEQRLLLVEPPLSSNQENSSEGNNHNDESPQEDEGFMGMSPLLQAHHAMERMEEFVCKVWEGRWRVIPHDVLPDWLKDNDYLLHGHRPPMPSFRACFKSIFRIHTETGNIWTHLLGCVFFLCLGIFYMFRPNMSFVAPVQEKVVVGLFFLGAILCLSFSWLFHTVYCHSEGVSRLFSKLDYSGIALLIMGSFVPWLYYSFYCNPQPCFIYLIVICVLGIAAIIVSQWDMFATPQYRGVRAGVFLGLGLSGVIPTLHFVISEGLLKAATMGQIGWLALMACLYITGAALYAARIPERFFPGKCDIWFHSHQLFHVFVVAGAFVHFHGVSNLQEFRFTVGGGCTEEEGMQ; from the exons ATGAATGAACTAACGGAACTCGATAATGCTGGTTCTCCAGAGCCAGGTCTACGGCTCAGAAAAGGACACATGTCTgacacagcaacaacacagaCAGCCTTTGAAGAGGACAACTCTGAGCAGAGGCTTCTTCTAGTGGAGCCACCCCTGTCTTCTAATCAGGAAAAT AGTTCTGAGGGTAATAACCACAATGATGAATCACCTCAAGAAGACGAAGGGTTTATGGGTATGTCACCTCTTCTACAAGCCCATCATGCCATGGAAAGAATGGAAGAATTTGTGTGTAAG GTATGGGAGGGCCGATGGAGAGTCATTCCCCATGATGTTCTACCTGACTGGCTAAAGGACAACGACTACCTGCTGCATGGACACAGACCACCCATGCCTTCCTTCCGGGCTTGTTTCAAGAGCATCTTCAGAATACACACAGAGACTGGCAACATCTGGACACATCTTCTAG GATGTGTGTTCTTCCTGTGTCTGGGAATCTTCTACATGTTCCGGCCAAACATGTCCTTTGTAGCACCTGTGCAGGAGAAAGTGGTTGTTGGATTGTTCTTCTTGGGAGCTATACTCTGCCTCTCCTTCTCATGGCTCTTCCACACAGTTTATTGCCACTCAGAAGGTGTTTCCCGGCTCTTCTCCAA GCTGGATTATTCTGGTATTGCACTTCTCATAATGGGCAGCTTTGTACCGTGGCTGTACTACTCGTTCTACTGCAACCCTCAGCCTTGCTTCATCTACTTGATTGTGATTTGTGTCCTGGGCATCGCAGCCATAATTGTCTCACAGTGGGACATGTTTGCAACCCCTCAGTACCGGGGTGTAAGGGCAG GAGTATTTCTAGGTCTGGGTCTTAGTGGGGTTATTCCCACCCTGCACTTTGTCATCTCTGAGGGGCTCCTGAAAGCAGCCACAATGGGGCAGATAGGCTGGCTGGCACTCATGGCATGCCTGTACATCACTGGTGCTGCACTATATGCTGCCCGCATCCCGGAGAGATTCTTCCCTGGCAAGTGTGACATCTGG TTCCACTCCCATCAGCTGTTCCACGTCTTTGTAGTGGCTGGCGCTTTTGTGCATTTCCACGGGGTTTCCAACCTCCAGGAGTTCCGCTTCACAGTAGGAGGAGGCTGCACAGAAGAAGAGGGGATGCAGTAA